AAGCCTCGGCAGCCTCGGCGCCGCTTCCCATCAGGCGGCTGTCCAGCACGAGCGCGCCGCTCTACAAAAAACAAGCCTACCCGATGAACTCCAAACGACCGGAACACCTCCGGATGAACCTATGACGCTCAGACACTTCCTTTTGCTTCTTGTCCTCTTGGACAAATAATTGGGCCGTCACTGTTAACGTCATCACCAGCTCTTCCGTCTCTTGGTCTCTCTCCAAAATCTTCAGCGGTGCTTTTGGGGAGAGTCACCGACCGCTTTGCTTATTGGCCGTTGGTTTGGTTTCACGGTGCTCTTCTTTCCTCAACTTCGGACTGTTTTGCTATCCACAATGAACATGGGGTGAAAAAAGTCACACTGTTCACCTTTCACTTTGTGTTGAATGTAAAAAGACTCTAAAAGTATGAAATGCCGTAGAggccaaaaataacatttacctcTCACATAAACCCCAAAAAACTCAGAAAAAACTGcagcattccaaaaaaaaatcacactcaCCAAAAATCTCTCATGAACACCACAAAACCTCTCATTCTCCTGAAGAAAACTCATATAAAACCAAGAAACCTCTCACACTAACCAAAActattttcatacattaaacCTTAGTCACACCAAAAccctctcacattcacacaaaaaaaacccaccaaaataactaaaaaagcTTAGTCACACCAAAAACCCTCTCACattcgctaaaaaaaaaaaactcatacgCACTAaaattctctctctcacacacacaaaaaaaatcggGAAAGGACTTTTGGTGAATAAGACATAACTTTTATGATGTTTGAGTTTTGGGGGAATTTTTGGGCACGTGTGAGAGGTTTTTTGGTGTGAGTGAGAGGTACAGTGGCGTaagaaagtgtttgcccccttcctgatatCTGATTTCTCACACATTAAAGGTTTCCCATCACCAAACAGATTAAACTATTAGTCAACGACAACACGAGTAAACACAAAAAGCAGGAAAGGGGCATTcacctttttattttggtgaggGTGAGAGGTTTTCTGGAGTGTGCAAGAGCATTTTTGAtatgtgaggttttttttgggtgcacatGACAGGTATTTTGATGAGTGTGAGAGGAAACTTACTATTGACCTACAGTATTTGGCACCTCAAATTAAAGCCTTTACATTTCTACATTGAATGTTGAATGTCAGTTCAGAATGACATGAATCTTGAGTCTTTGTGGACTCAAACCAACATTAATACTCGGTTGAGTGTAAAACCTTTAACTGCTGCTGTACGAGCCTCTGGATTGAAGCCACTGAAtgcgttttattttattttttgtgacgCTTATTAATGAGTTTTTGAACGGCTCGAATCATGTCCTCTGAAACGTGGGAACCAAAATCTCTTGTTTCAGTGAACCAAATGCTTTATACTTTCTCTAAAAGGTTTCAAACGATGGATCGGTGTTAAATTTTCTTCCATCAGCATTGTTAAAGCATCAACTTTTAATTTGTTCGCGTGCTCATTTTAGGGCCATTGGCTCACACTATGCAAACtactttgtatttattgtctCGTCTTATACAGACAGCATTAGAGTAATTTCAAAAGAAACTGTAATGATATACATGCTCATTATGATTTTATTCACACAAAATTGGTCAAACAGCACCGAGAAAtgcagctttttctttttatagtcAGCGGCTCACATCTTCCAGTATTTAACTTTGTGTGGCATTCtattctctatttttttttttttattattttattttcaagtatataatgtatattacTGTTCTCACctgaaacttgaactttttGCTATGCTGGAAGAAACGAGCAGCATACAAAAGCAGTGTGGATGAAaccgtgtgcgtgcgcgcgcttGTTTTTAGTTGCATTTACTAGTTAGCGATTGATGTgaagtgattttgttttttttatttttggttcaGGATCACTAGTATCTGATTACATGCAATGTCCAAAAATGTAAGCCTCCATGGAGATGTTTGGCAAACTATCCTCTATGTTGAGAATTGCTTTTAATCACTGTTGGGCAGTGAGAAGAAATGAGTCTGTAAAGTTAGTGAATGTTACATCTgcttctgatgttttttttaaattttttttaagtatgttAGCTTGtcaataataatgaaatgtcATTTGGCTCAGTGTGTTCTTTGACATCCCTAGAAAGGTTTTACACCACCACCTCGCGGTATCTTTTGGCACAGTATCAAATAATCCCACATGAAGACAATAATTTTGAGTTCATTAGATAAAACACATCAATCCTTCAAATGCAAAATTTTATTCGGATAATTCATGGAGTGAAATGGACAAAAACAGTTGATCTATTTCATTACATAAAATATATCTAGTTCTttgggcatgttttttttacttttttttttttacaagaaagcTACATCGCCTctgtaaaaatattcaaaaacttGTAAAATCTTGCGAGCTGTGCTGCAGCAATTTTTTGATACAAACTAGAAAAATAGCGACTGATAGCACCAGCTTACATATACACCGTGCCTGTCCATCATCACCTGATACAGGCTGCTGTGAGTTTGTGGAACCTCTTCCAAAGGCATTGCAGTGTGCAATTTGCCTGCAGTTCCAAATCAGCTTGAAGAGAAGATGAAGACGCGTCACCAGCAATCACTCAGGTCAGAGGTACGTGCACATCTGCTTACCTCCAACTCACATCATTAGATCAAATGTAGAGCTGGATAAGACTTTACAATTATCTCTTGAAAACTGTTACCCAGGAAAtggttgaaaaaatattttcttgtatttACATTCAAAGAATACTTTGGAACAACAACATGCAGCCCCGAGGAAAAATATAGTACAATGCAACACAAACGTGAACAAAATGGAGGGGGTAAAATAATTGAGGATTTAATATAGGGTAAGCTATCATTTGaatttaaagaccctgtaaagtgaagtcagagatttgtttctaaacacaTTTTACGATTGAATAGAATTGCTAAAAACCTGCAAAGACAGAGAAATATATCGTACTTCACTCAATTGTGGTGATACAGCGTTAAACCTTTatgccatttcagttttccagatttttggggaGTGGCTAAAACAGTGCCGCATAATGCTTTTTGGAGTTCGGCATGAGTCACCCTTCCCCATTTATATAAGAACTTGATTCGTTTGCATCAACAGTTAGATGGTGCCATTGCGACATGCAGCCAACTATGCCTGCACCCCAAAAAATACGTCAGCTGGCGTGGATGCATGAGAGTGCTGCGTTGTTGGCCAAGAGTGCATTCGAGTCATGGGAGAGAAGGCGGAAGAATGAGGTAACATCATCTGAGACCCGAGAgaacggcttgatttttcatgattttgaagcctcatttcatATACTTGGTAATATTTTTAATCACTCAAATGTGGCAGGGGTGTTCACACTGTCTGGTGTATATATGACATGTAtcttcactttacagggactttaacgACAGTGAGAGGCCCCAGAAATGAACAGTGTTGAACAAGTTGGACAATCAAGCAAGGTGACATTCATGAAAGCTCCCAAATGTGTGTGATCAGTAAATCTGCAGGTGCGGGGATGTGGCTCCATCTCTCCACTCGTACACCTTCTCTGTGATGACGGTGCGGCAGAGGGGGCAGCTCTTCTCCCGGTTAAACCACAGAGCGATGCATTCGTCACAGAATATGTGCTGCGCAGTGAGAGACGTTCGTTTGACGCGTCTGCGTGCGGCTAAATGATAGAAATGATGATGAATTTACCTGACAGATGAGCGCTTGAGGCTCCCTGTACTCGCCCTGACAGATGGGACACACGTCTCCGGCCTCCGCGCACTGGCTCCTCGTGGCTGCTGTCCCTGTATgctaaaaagtaacaaaaacacGCTATTCAGTACAATCGgcactttggacgagaggcgagCTCGTTCGCCAGTCTTTCCGAAAACATCCCGTTGAAAGCCTTGCAAAGGCGAGGTACCGGGGGTGCACCAACTCGCTCAACTGACCTCGCTCTTTAGAAAGATCCTGGCGGTTTTCAGTAAAGACGTCCACTGCCCATACAGTCCTAAAAGCTGCACGGAAATAAAGAATACAGAACATATCCGAAGATGATGATGTAATATAGTCACTGGATTTGAGAAGCCTCGTACCTTCAGTATAAGGTAGAGCAGAGCCAGCAAAACCCCCACAGTGAGCGCCGGGGCGCCGTCGGCCTCCCGGTAGGTGACAAGGTAGCGGAACCAGAGCGGCGCGGGGGCTACGGCCTGGTAAACCTGAGCCAATTCCTCGCTCAGCAGCAGCCAGCGTCCCTGCACATAATCGTTACATGTATAGTAGCagacaatttattattattttttttaatacagcatTTAAGAATTGAGTAGGTCAAGAAGCACACTCctcatatgtatatataagaaAACTAACTGAACCCCACATAAGCAAGCACTTGGCCATAGAGGCACGGGGAAAAGCTCCCTCTAAGGAAGAAACCTCATGCGGAACCCACGCTCTGTGGGGCGACCGTCTGCCTCGGAGAGTTGGGTTCAGGTAGAGTAGAGCAGGACGGGCAACTTAAACGATGGAGGGCGCCACAATTGTTCATTAGTGCTACAAGGGGGCCACATCGGACTGCATACTTCCTAACCTGATGTATGACAAAAACGCCATTTTAAATAAGGGCAAAGTGTGTatgacagtttttttattgaaccaatgtACATCACAGTTGCAAATGCACATATATAAAAGATCCACTCTTCAAGGTTTGAAAGCCATGGGATGTAACATTGTGTCTACGCTGCCTCaggaaatgtgaaatatgaattaaaatcatccacacattcctgagttgcagactttttttctgcagagaggcctgaaatctggtcattcgaatttctcgaggtcgctagtgaagatctccgcctacctgagccagcgctgtcaacataacaaacaggtGTGCTTCACGGAAGTGAGACTTGGggcttctacacagaggcaaccaatcagagggaagggggcggtcttagccaatgATGgtcaaagcggatacaaaactggatcAAACAGAAGTAAgagtcagaggggcctttttttTGGACGTACGTATGACAAAACTAAAGTGTTTTTtggaattgacacttttatactaagtccatgttagagagtcactctatggtttgttgaatgtgtgtcttatttaccCGTCAGGTTACATTTATGTTGCCGTCcattttcatgaaaccctgactgtgacagtatttaatattgaaaaaaaatgatttgttttatatCGTGATTGGTGAATATATATCGATAGActgatgtgggggaaaaaaaacccatcgtgataggattttttttcccatattgCCCATCCCTACTCTGTAGTGTACTGTATCTTGCTGTACCCTTTAGGTACTTTGCCACTGCATTGCCGAATGGGGGAAAAGGTTTTCGGGATCAGCCATTTTGATGTCCTTCAAAACGTTTGACGACAGAACCACAAAGATACGCTAAACCTGGATGGAAACAGCAGAATACAATTCCATGCATCCTTTTccatagcacttgtcctcattcggaCTGCAGGCgaactggagcccatcccagctgactttttttttttacatttcaaaaccaATCAGTTTCTCTCACCTGTACTCTGTAATTGACCAGGGAAGCAGGCAGCAGCAAGAGAAGGCACTTGATCCCCATACAGAGGAATTTTATGATGAAGTTGGTGATGCCAACTGCCCACAGGACCTCCCAGAATCCCAGAGGCTCAATAATTGGACTGAGGAATAAAAGGCTTGAGGGCGATAATGGCACATGAAAAACAGTTCAAACAGTTACTGTTCATGTTTTAACATGAGCATCCACTGCTCACACAGATGTTTGCTGAATCGAAAACCGAGACATTACC
The DNA window shown above is from Phyllopteryx taeniolatus isolate TA_2022b chromosome 17, UOR_Ptae_1.2, whole genome shotgun sequence and carries:
- the rnft1 gene encoding E3 ubiquitin-protein ligase RNFT1 isoform X3, whose product is MTELPTGTTPSGAAAAAHPDTNEVRVSMSGGALGESSRGASARRSRVNSHSHSHSHGHSRWQRHPASEPDSTDSGDPDSGEPSTSLSELRCLFRWLQKSLPFLVILSAKLVIQHALGLAVGVGLFTTFLYVNKSIQTHVFLQDRHAKLHCVWLLLLLVSSTLLLYYTFLPQALYNCLLFLSPIIEPLGFWEVLWAVGITNFIIKFLCMGIKCLLLLLPASLVNYRVQGRWLLLSEELAQVYQAVAPAPLWFRYLVTYREADGAPALTVGVLLALLYLILKLLGLYGQWTSLLKTARIFLKSEHTGTAATRSQCAEAGDVCPICQGEYREPQALICQHIFCDECIALWFNREKSCPLCRTVITEKVYEWRDGATSPHLQIY